From Cytophagia bacterium CHB2, a single genomic window includes:
- a CDS encoding GPW/gp25 family protein yields MPKSFLGRGWKFPVMVNLSSGKIAMSEFEQDIREAIWIILSTAPGERVMRPEFGCGIHDLVFASMNKATLGAIEASVREALTRWEPRVDLIKIEISTAEAGNGKLLISIDYRVRETNNEFNLVYPFYLSEGT; encoded by the coding sequence ATGCCCAAATCATTTCTTGGCCGCGGCTGGAAGTTTCCGGTAATGGTGAATCTCAGCAGCGGCAAAATCGCCATGTCCGAGTTCGAGCAGGATATTCGCGAGGCGATCTGGATCATCCTCTCCACCGCGCCGGGCGAGCGCGTGATGCGGCCGGAATTCGGCTGCGGCATTCATGATCTCGTCTTCGCCTCCATGAACAAAGCCACCCTGGGCGCGATTGAAGCCAGCGTGCGCGAGGCCCTGACGCGCTGGGAGCCGCGCGTTGACTTGATCAAGATCGAAATCTCCACCGCGGAAGCCGGCAACGGCAAACTGCTGATCAGCATCGACTATCGCGTGCGCGAAACCAACAACGAATTCAATCTCGTTTATCCCTTCTACTTGTCCGAAGGAACTTGA